TTTGTTAAGTTATTTGTCATTGGTGACTGGTCATTAGTCATGAGTCGGTTGTCAGTTTTTCTTCCTGTTCTTCCTTGTCTCTTTCCTAGCCTTGATCCCCGGTCATCAGTCAACCGCCAACTGTCAACCGTTAACAAATGTCTGCCTCTAGTCGCTGTTCTTCCTCACAATCTCGACTTTAATATGGGGTCAGACCCCACTTGACAAAGACCAAATGTTCGCGTAACTTCGTTCGCAACTACATTTTTCAGGAAAAGTTTATGTTTTACTTAAAACAAACACGCTACCCTCGTTACCCCTGCCAATCCGTAAATCGTGATCTATATACGTGATATCTAACCATCCCTTTTGGGTATCACTGTTTATAGGTACATCAATGGCTGTGAATTTTTTACCAGCTTCAATTTGTTGGATAAAATCTTCCGGGGAATTGTACCCAATTAATCGTTGTAAGCCTACAATAGAACGTTGAAATTTTACTTGGACTCGTCGCCCATCAACTGGTTCAAATTTAGCAGCCACGCTAACTAATCCTTCGAGATAAGGTAAGCCGTAAATCTCTGCTATGTTGTACACGCTGGTAGTTTCTACTCGAATACACTGGTAAATTTGTCCCAGTTTAGCTAAAGGCACACGATCTAAGTTCAAAAGAGCTTTACTTGTGGTATAAAGTAATCGCCAATCACCTTCGAGTAAATTGGCGGCTTCTACAGGACGAGGTGTAGGGTTGTGGTCTTCTAATGTAGCGATCGCTGCTAAGATAGACTGTTTCTGTTGTTCATTGGCTAACAAACCGCGATTTGTACCCGCGATCGCATCTAATAAAGCTGATTTTTTCAACATTACCCATTCCCTCAACAATCATCACAATTAAACTCACATTAAATTGATATTAATGCCCTATATATGGAGGTAGAAAATAACTCAGAATGTATTCCTAATTGGTTTATCTTTATTAAAGATTTTATTTTTATCAGCTTACGGATTTATTCCCCTAAGAGTTGAAGAAATAACTAAATTCTCCCGTCTCAAGTGATAGACTGCTTAATGTCTAGTTACAATAAGTTTTTTCTGCATTCATCGATATGTTGAACTCTCCTTTACGTGAAGAACCTCGTAATCAACGTGCTGCTGTCATCCCCCTAAAGCAAGAATCATCTCTATTAGATTGGTTGCAAGCTAATGGTCGCTTAATTGCCCGTGACGTGCATGAGCCTGATTTCTCCGAGGAAGAAGAAGAAATTTCAGAGTTCCTTGGCGGAGAAGATGGAATTGATTACTTGGATGATGATGATGACGAAATCACCATAGACGAAGATTAGTCTTTTGAGACAGGGATTTGTAACACATAATCCTTATAATTCAGTGTATTTAAGTGTGGAGTGAAGGGAAACATTTGTGGACGCTAAACTATCGCCTAATCAAGGATTAAACATTTCTGGAATTGGTCTAGCTTCTTCCTTAGCCGCCGGGTTAAGTATAGTAGCAGTAATTTTAGATTGGCTGGCAAACAGAACACCTTGGCAAAGTACATCTTTAACCTTGCCACTGGTACTGTGTGCTATCACATCAGCTGTGGTAGGTTACTTTGTCATACCTGTACTGCAAGCACTCAAAACAGGACAAATCATCCGCGAAGATGGCCCACAGGCACATCTGAAAAAAGCAGGTACACCCACAATGGGGGGAATATTCTTTATTCCCGTCGCTGTGGTGGCTGCTTGTGTATTATCTAACTTCTCTACAGATGTTCTGGCTGTCTCCGCCCTCACCCTCAGCTATGGGTTAATTGGTTGGATTGACGATTGGCAAATTCTCCGCCGCAAGTCAAACAAGGGTATATCCCCCCGGATGAAACTGGCTTTACAAATCGGTTTCGCGGCAGCCTTCTGTTTATGGTTAATGTTTAATCAACCTATTAATATTACGAGTATTGCTTTACCTTGGGTAAGCTTTGCTATACCTTTGGGTTTCTTATTCTGGCCTTTGGCTGGCTTTGTCCTGGTGGCAGAGAGTAATGCAACTAATTTAACTGACGGTATTGATGGCTTGGCTGGTGGAACTGTAGCGATCGCCTTACTCGCGTTAGGTGCTATAGTTGCTCCCACAGCACCCGGATTAATGATTTTCTGTGCAGCTTTAAGCGGTAGTTGTTTGGGTTTCTTAGCTCATAACCGCAACCCAGCTAGAGTATTTATGGGTGATACCGGTTCTCTTGCCTTGGGCGGTGCTTTAGCGTCTGTGGCTTTGTTAACTAACAGTTTGGTTGCCTTGTTTATCCTCAGTGGTATCTTCTTTGTGGAAACCATGTCTGTCATGGCACAGGTAACTTACTACAAAGCTACTAAAGGCCCCGATGGCAAAGGTAAGCGCCTGTTCAAAATGGCTCCCTTACACCACCACCTAGAATTATCAGGTTGGTCAGAATTGCAAGTAGTGGGTACATTCTACGCGATCGCTGCTATCTTAGCTGCTCTTTGTTTGGCGATCACTTCCGGTGGGGCGTAGCCCATCGCTCCCTTCTAAAGCGTTCATAAATCTAGTAACAAAAAAACAATCCTCTGCATATGTAAAGGGTTGTTTTTTTGTAAGTCCTTAAAAAACGAAAAACATCTTGTGAATGTTGTAGTTAATAAACACTGAACTTACTACTACATTGAATTTACAAGCAATGAAGACAAAAATCTCGTCTATATTTTTAGCTGGAGTTACTGCAACTTTAATGCTCAGTAATCCTAGTAGCGCCAACACAGCCAGCCAATCTTCTAATAGTAATTTCTTAATTTCTCAAGCGAATAATAGAGGTAGTGAAGAATTAATTGTCAATGGTACAGAACCATTTTGGAGCGTAACAATTAGCCGCAAGGGAATAGTTTACTCCACCCCTGAGTCCCGTCAAAACTTTCCTTATGTTGCACCTGTAACAGCATCAGGACGACCAGCAGATGTAGTTAGGGTGTACCGTTTAAGAGGGAGTAATAACATAACCAGCACATTAGTAATCAGAAAAGGCTCCTGTAGTGATGGTATGTCAGATACTAAATACCCTTACTCAGCAGTCTATATTTCAGGCAATAAAGTTTTAGAAGGTTGTGCTAGGGCAAAATAACCTAAATCTTTTGTCATTCAGCGAGGAACATCTGGCTTCTTTCCTTGTAAGCCAGGATGATGATAATCCAAGTTGCTAGTTATGTGAATGTAATTTTGAGATTTAGTAATAGGTCATAGGTAATTGAAAGAAAAAGCTTTACCAATTACCTATTGCCTATCACTGCTTTTTAATAGATAACTAACAATTTACACAAGTACTCCATTTCCCAAAATTTCAGCCATTTTGGCGCTTGACCCTTGCAGATAATGTGTTATGATCATCTGCGTGAATTAAGAAAACTGTCACTATTACTTAGTGGTAGTCGGGCTGTGGCTCTGTCTTCATAAAGTTTGAAGCATCGTACAAGTAGCGGCTAGCTTCCTCCTCTAAACGATGAATCAGATAAGGCTCAATAACGTTACTGTGCCGCAGTGCGGCTAGATAACCATCCAGATACATCCGCATTTCTTCCGTGCGATAACCGCGATTCCACAACTCGACGAAGGCATCGGTGATTCGTTGGTAATAGCGGATTGTTTGTGTGTCTTGGAGCATAACTGCTGATTGATCTCTTTGGAATGAGAATTGTAAATGATTCGGGCTGAAATGTGAAGGGTTATTTCTGCTTCAATTTCAGATGCAATTCTGAGTGGTCACTTTTAATGCTTTCTCCAGCAGCTACAATACAGTTAGATTTTATTCCAGAAAACTGGTTACTAATATCAGTCGTTAGGCTATTTTTATACTTTTTGCAGAAAACCCCTTAACTAAACCGAAAGATACAGCCATCAACTGAATTACAAAAGATTTAGGCAAAGATATTTTGAGAAATTGTTGTTGCTGAAGTTGTGTCAGCACTTTGCTTGATTGTAAGCGAAAATTATTTATTTAAAATAACTTTCAATAACTATAACAAAAATTTAATAAAATTATCAACTAAAGGCTGGGCAACGCATAAACTCAACATTTTGCCAACATAATTTATAAAAAAACGTAAAGGTAAATGCACCTGAAGTAACAAAGGCTACAAAACCTTGAGCATGGGCTTGTTACTTTGAAATTCTATCGACGCTAAGGGGTCTAGCCGCCGTGGGTTCGGTTTGTATTGAAATCGTTGAGGGGAATCCCCATCTGAGGTCGTTGCTGGGTTGGCACTTGCAACAATTGGAATATCGTGTCCATCAAGCTGCCAGCATATATCAAGCAAGAGAAGCCTTTTTGAGTCATCAGCCAACTCTAGTCATTCTAGATGCTGATTTACCGGATGGTGACGGTATTGAATTTTGCCGTTGGCTGCATCGTCAGCAACAGCCGTTAATTCTCATGTTATCTGCCCGTACAAATGAGGCGGATATCGTTGCTGGATTAAAAGCGGGGGCTGATGATTACTTGAGTAAACCTTTTGGGATGCAGGAGTTCTTGGCCAGAGTAGAAGCATTAATTCGCCGTAATCGTACACCTAGCGCACCTGCTTATCTAGATTATGGAACTTTGCAAATTGATCTAGTCCAGCGCCGTGTAAGATTCCAAGGAGAGTTTATTGACCTCACTCCACAGGAATTTAGTTTACTGTACGTTTTGGCGCAAGCTGGGGGTGTACCCTTAAGTCGGTCTGAATTGCTGCGTCGTGCTTGGCCTGATGCCATCGACAATCCGCGTACCATTGACACCCATGTCTTATCGTTACGCAAGAAAGTAGAGCTTGATCCTCGCCAGCCTAGCCTCATTCAAACTATCCGTAATGTTGGATATCGATTTAACATGGAAATTTTGAATGCTAATCTTCCCCAAACACAAGTAAAGTTAACAAAAGAGAGATTTAGCAATCAACGCTCAACGTTGAGTGGGCAGAGGGTGTAGAGGCTTAGGAGACAAGGAAGATGAGGGAGTAGGGGGAGATGAGGGAGAAAGATATTTGCATTTTTCACTCAGCACGCTGCTTACCGCTCCACTTCCGCTAACATAACTCAGCACTAGTGACTATGGACTAATGACTAATGACTTAGTTCCATTCCTCATTGGCTTGGTTTTGGGCGTGCATCAGCCTTTGTTGCAAGTCTAGCCAGTCAATTTCAGCAGGTGTTTGATTTACTAATAAACATCCTTGGTGTAAATATAAAAGCCGATTACAAAACATCTTGGCTAGTTCTAGCTGACTGTTGACCATCACAACTGTTGTTTGATGAGTTTGAGTTAGCTGGGTTAGGGCTTGGATGAGATGGGAGGCTATACCAATATCTAAATTAGAGGTTGGCTCATCCAACATGAGAATTTTCGGTTGAATGACTAAAGCACGAGCGATCGCTACGAGCTGTTTTTGTCCTACCGAAAGTTGTAATTCGGTGCGTCCCAACCAATCATTAGGAATTTGCAGTTGTTCTGTCCAATGACTGACTCGCTGGTGAATTGTTTCTTTGGACAAACCACGCAAAACTAAAGGATAAGCCAACGCTTGCTGGACTGTCATCCCCAGCAGTTTTGGTTCCTGTAATACCAGTGTCACCACCTGGCGTAACTGAGTTACCGGGATTTGGTGATACTCTTGGTTTTCTAAAAAAATTTTACCGCTAGTAGGTTCAGCTAGACGGTTTATTAAACGTAGCAGGGAAGTCTTACCAGCCCCAGAGGGGCCGATAATGGCAGTGCGATCGCCTAGATTAACCTCAAAAGAGATATCCCGTAATATGGGGTATCCCTGAAGCTGGGTTTTGAGCTTGGCATACAGATTAACTTGTTCTAGCCGTAATAGAGGTGTCATTTGTTATTAGTCATTAGTCATTAGTCCATAGTTAATTTAAAAGGAAGAGGTAAAGGAGTGAAGTTCTTTCACCTTTGACCTTTTCCCTACCCCCTAGTTCCTAATTGCTAATTCCTATTGCTGTGGCGATCGTCCAAGCATCAATTAAAAGTAATAATCCTGTACAACCTAATAAAATCAAATACATCCACGGCTGCGCCAAAGGGCGAACATCTGTGGTGTCTATTCCCGTTTTGGTTTGCACGATATTAACTAAACGGGCAAATCCAGCTACCCGCATCGGCAGCAAATAAGCTTTACCATCATGACTGAGAAAATAATAAACCAGCCCTCCTTGGCCAGTAGAGCGGGGCTTAATCTGTTTTACCTCTTTCCAAGGTAAAGACCAACCTTTGCGGAAAAATTTAGGAACCCAACCTGGGTAAGTCACTTGTATTCCTTGCTCATCTACAACGACTCGTTCTGTCAGCACTGCATACAAGCCAACAAAACCGATGCTAATTCCCACCCATAACAAAGTAGGTGGTGTAGGTGCTTTTGTCACCTGGGCTAAGAAAGGTAAGGGAACTGTCAGTGCTATGTACAGACTTAACAGGGTAATGCGAATTAAGGGAGATAAGCGAAAAACTGAAGTTGAATTATCGACTAAATTTGCTGTCACGGCTGAATTATGCTGATGGGCTTTTAAATTTAGTCTAACTGGGAAGTGAAGAATAGGGAGTGGCGATCGCTCATGTTGGGATCGGCTTTATATTGAATTAAATAGAGTCAGTAGTGTTATGACCAATTCACCTACCCTTGTCGAAAAATATATTGAACAACGAAATCAAGGTTATTGGATTAAGGGTAGCCGTATCTCTCTTGATTCAGTGGTTTATGCGTTTTTAAATGGCGACTCTCCTGAAAGTATTGTCCAAAACTTTCCTCTACTTTCTCTAGAAAAAGTTTATGGGGCGTAGGCGTAGCCCGTCGTAGACATCGCCTTTTATCTTGCCAACAGGGAGCTAGTTGATGCTTATTTAACGTGAGTTCGATGAGAGAAGAAAGCCAGAAAGCTAGTATAAAAAGGAATTGGCGAACAAGGAAATCAAAGAACAGTAAAATTTATGGCAAGAGGGTGAAAAAAACATAAAAAAGACCGAGACTAAAAAATATCATTACAAAATCAGGGTCTCGGCTATGTCTACTATTGTATCTCGCCTCGATATTACACAAGTATTCTGTGATGTAGATGATTTCTGTAAACAGTGGGAACAGTTATGGCAAGTGATCCCACAGCTACCATCGATAACAGGAGAACGTCGTAGTCGCTCAAGGATGAGCATATCGGAAGTGATGACAATAGTCATTGCCTTTCATGGTAGTGGATATCGAACATTTAAGGAATTTTATACATTGCACGTACTACCTGGTTGGCGTGGGGCATTTCCCAACTTGGTGAGCTACAACAGATTTGTAGAATTGATGCCGTGGTGCTTAATGCTGTTGTGCTGCTTTTTGCATACAAGGACAGGAGAAATTACGGGAATTAGTTTTATTGATTCAACGCCTATTAATGTGTGCCATAATTGCCGCGCCCATGCACATAAAGTATTTAAAGGATTAGTAAATTGGGGCAAAAACTCGGTCGGTTGGCACTTCGGATTCAAACTTCATTTGATAATTAATGACCAAGGTGAATTGTTGGCATTTAAATTAACTTCTGCCAACGTAGATGACCGCAAGCCAGTGCCAGAAATGACTGAGGATTTGATTGGCAAACTGTTTGGTGACCGAGGATATGTTTCACAAAAATTATTTGAAGAGTTATACGAACGAGGTTTAGAGCTAATTACTAAATCCAAGAAAAACATGAAAAATCGCTTGGTCAAGTTGCTTGATAAAATTTTGTTACGTAAACGAGCAGTCATTGAATCAGTGAATGACCATCTCAAAAATATTTGTCAAATAGAACACTCTCGACATCGTAGTCCACTTAACTTTTTGGTTAATTTAATGGCAGGCTTGGCAGCTTATACTTATTTGCCTAAAAAACCATCTATTGATATTTATCCAAAAGACTTGCCTGCTCTACCTCCTGCCATTTTTTAGCTCCGTCGAACTCACGTTTATTTAAAAGAAGGTGAGGCAGAGTTTGAAAAATTACAATTCCTTAAGAGATAAAAATCCCAGCCTCTATCAAAAATTGAAAGCTGCCCAAGTACAGAAACAAAGCTAATTATGACAGTAGTTCGATTTCAAGGCGACGCTGACCTTAAGCAAGCAAGATTAGAGATCGCTTAATCTCCTCATGGTAAATACTTTTGTACTACACTCCAACCAGTGAGCGATACCCAAGCAAAACCTGTAAACAAAATTATATTCAAGGTGATATGTAAAGACCTAGCCCAAGGTTTTCCAGCACTAATTTGTGTGGCGCTGAAAGCAGATAACAGAACCAAGGCGACTACAATGATTCCTGCCCACAAATGCGAGGAATGACCTAAAGAGCCAAAATGTCCCAAAGTGCCAACAATCCCAATTGCCAACAGCAGCAAGACTAAACTCACCATGCTGATACCCATGACCAAGTGTAGGGTGATCAGTTGGGAACGCGATACTAAAAAACCAGAAATAGACAGAGAATTTCTCATCCGCCACATCAAAAAGCCAGTGAGTGATAGCAGCAAATAAGCCATGAGCGACAACCCCATCGACCACGCCGCTATTTTCCACAACCAAATAAATGAAGGTAGGTGCATAAATATTTATTGTAGTGGGAGTGGGGAGAGATGTAGCTTGCTTCTCGTAGAGTGGGAGAAAGGGAAAACTGTGGACTATGGACTGTGGACTAATGACTAAATAAACAAAAAGGTTGCTGGAGTCAGCAACCTTTAATTTTTGGAAAACATTGTTTTTTTATTCAACGGATGCTAGATGAGCAACTGTTAAAGGTTTTGTATTATTTGTTTGCGAAATTGATTTTGTACTAATAGGGTCTGTCACTACGCTATCTGTATTAAATTCACTGTTGCTAGGCTCGTCCATGAGCAGGCGATCGCACGGAATGGTATCTGACAAAATTGCACTTGCCATCATACCTGTATGGATTTCCATTTGCCCCTCAATGGGAGCTTCAAACACGAGGCGTTGTCCAGGAAAGACCACCCTTTCAAAGTACCAATTAGGAATATTGGTGATGCGAGCGACCTGGATTTTGCTCGTGGCATTAACGTAGCAGCAGAGAACTTTTCCCGATTGCTCAGGTGGTAGAGGGTCTAATATTTGAGCCATAACTGCGGAGGAGCTTGTTGCCACAATTTTACATTACACTTGCAAAGTTAACACCTGCTGATCCCCATCTGCTGTAACTCCGACTACCAACTGAAAATTTCTACGTTATTTATATCTAAAGTTATGTTCAAGTTATGAATTTTTCATACAAAAAATTGCTGTACTGGAAATTTTACAGTAACAAATAATTTTTTCAAATTTTTTACCTATATTAATTAAGAATTTCTGTTTTTGAACAAGTCAGGGATCAACCTTAATGCTGATTAATTTGCTGGAACTCTGAGAAAATTTCTCATCTTATCTATTTTTAGACTTAGCCGCAGGGATCATCGCTTAAGTAATAAACTCAATGTTATGGTAAAGATATATGAATTTTTTCTTCATAAAACCAATCTATATTTCTTTGCAGCCAAGCCCTGTTTTTTATCAAGAATCTGGTGAAATGTCAAGCAAGCTTGCCATCAACCTTTCAAATTAACTCATACTTGGCAATTGAATTTCCCCGGTACACGGCAAGATGGAAGTTAAAACACCCACGATGGAAAATAGAATCCTCTATGTTCGCCTTCCTTGTAACCCCATCTTTCCTATTGGGGTTGTTTACCTGAGCGATCATGTCCATAAGATTTTTCCTCATATCGAACAACGTATTTTCGATTTAGGAACCGTCCCACCCTTAGATTACGCTTCCGCCTTAGATAGTTGTATAGACGAATTTAAACCCACATTATTGGTATTTTCTTGGCGGGATATTCAAATCTATGCTCCTGTTGGTGGGCGTGGCGGTAATCCTCTGCAAAATGCTTTTGAATTTTACTACGCCAAGAACCCGCTAATAAAATTACGTGGCGCTCTGGGTGGTTTACGCATCTTCATTGCCTACTATGTGGAGTTATGGCGTAACCTGGGACTGATTAAACGTGGTTTAAAACGTGCTGCCAAATATCATCCTCAAGCCCGTGCGGTTGTGGGTGGTGGTGCTGTTAGCGTATTTTACGAACAACTGGGTAAAAGCTTGCCTAATGGCACTATTATTTCCGTTGGTGAAGGCGAAACTTTACTTGAGAAATTTTTAGGTGGTAAAGAGTTCCAGGATGAACGCTGTTATGTTGTGGGAGAAGCGAAACCACGCCAGCGCCTTATTCACGAACAACCAACGCCACTGGAAAAAACTGCTTGTAACTACGACTATATCGAAAGCATCTGGCCGGAGTTTAACTACTACTTACAAGAAGAAGATTTTTACATCGGAGTGCAAACCAAGCGTGGTTGTCCTCACAACTGTTGTTACTGCGTCTATACCGTTGTGGAAGGTAAACAGGTACGCATTAACCCAGCCGATGAAGTCGTAGCGGAAATTCGCCAACTATATAATCGTGGGATTCGCAACTTCTGGTTTACCGATGCCCAGTTTATCCCCGCGCGGAAGTTTATTGATGATGCTGTCGAACTGTTACAAAAAATTGTCGATTCTGGCATGACAGATATTCATTGGGCAGCATACATCAGAGCCGACAACCTCACACCAGAATTATGTGAGTTGATGGCGAAAACTGGGATGAACTATTTTGAAATCGGCATCACCAGTGGTTCTCAAGAACTTGTCCGCAAAATGCGGATGGGTTACAACTTGCGGACTGTGTTGCAAAACTGTCGTGATTTAAAAGCGGCTGGTTTTAACGATTTGGTTTCCGTCAATTACTCCTTTAACGTCATTGACGAACGTCCCGAAACTATCCGCCAAACTATCGCCTACCACCGCGAACTAGAAAAAATCTTTGGTGCTGATAAAGTCGAACCTGCGATTTTCTTTATTGGGTTACAGCCACACACCCATCTAGAAGAATATGCTTTAAAAGAAGGTATCCTCAAACCAGGATACAATCCCATGAGTTTGATGCCGTGGACGGCTAAAAAACTTCTATGGAACCCTGAACCCCTTGGTTCCTTCTTTGGTGAAGTCTGCTTGCAAGCTTGGCAACAAAATCCCAATGACTTCGGACGGGAAGTGATGAACATCCTAGAGGAAAAACTGGGATGTGCTGATTTAGAAGAAGCACTATCCGCACCAATTGAGTCAAAAGGTAAAGAATTGGTGGGGGTTTGAGTCAAAAGAATTAAATGATGCGTAATTTATAGTTAAGTATAAATTACGCATTTTTTATATAAAAATATAAAAGCGATCGCCATTTACATCAATAGTGGACAGTTTGTGGTGTTACGGCTTAAAATCATTGGTCTCTCTGTATCAGGAGACATAACTTGCCACTACTGACGGATATTCGCTGGCGAACCATTATTTCTATAGCTATTATTCTCCCCATTGGACTTTTATACAGCCAATATCGGTTTTCTGTTTCTTGGTTAAACCAAGAAGTAGGAGGAATTTTTTATGAAATATTTTGGTGCTTGTTCGCCTTCCTATTTCTTCCTACTCGCCGCGCAGTTTGGCAAATTCCTTTATGGGTATTAATTAGGGCTTGCTGAAAAAGTCATTTCAAAGGAAGAGAAAAATTGATTAAGTAGTCAGTCCAGAAAAAAGATAAGTTTTTGTTGTTTAAGGTTTAATGAAATATCAGTTTCGATAATAGAAGAAGTAAAAAAAGACTCAGTTTTGAAAAATAGGCAAAAAAATACACAAAAAAGCCGTAATAGCAGAGTAGAAAGATTCATAACTAAAAAAGTTATGGCAATAGCGGTGAAAGAAGTATGAGGAAGTTTAGCCATAACTCTACCAAGGCTAAATCTTCGTTTACCTTGTCCAAACTTGCCCTCAATACAATTACGAATCCTTTCGTCATAAGCGGCTTGTTTCTTCTTTTCAGGGCTGACATTTTGGGGGGGTCTACCTAGTGGTGGGCCACTAATTCTAATTCCCCTTTCTTGACACCAAGCTCGATTCTCCCTCGTCCGATAAATCTTATCAACATGAACTGATTCAGGATAATATCCGGTGTAGTTTTTGTATGCTTCTACTTGTGATTTTAAGTCTCCTGATTCGTTAAAGTTGTCCCAACTAATATGGTCTAAAAATACATAGCCATCATAGTAACTAGCTGAAAACTTAGCCCCAAACTCTACTGTTCTCCCGGCTTTACCTCGGATAATCGGACGAATGTGTGGTTGGTTTAAACTGACAATGCGGTCTTGTATACTAATTTTTTGATTTTCATATAACCATAACTGTTGACGATAAACTTCTGCTACTACTAGCAACATCTTATATTGACTGTTGCTCAGTTTTAATAGTGACGCACCTAAATTTATTAGCTGCTGAATATGAGTTAAATTTCTGTTGATATATTGCAGTTGCTTTCTGATAGCTTTCCTTCTTTCTTTAACTGTTGGTTTTCTTTTCTTGGCTACTGCTAAATAATCCTTTCTTGCTTTGTTTCTGTAGGTTCTTGGTTTGTTGATATTTCTTACTAATAAGGACTTATATAATGTATCTATGATTGTTTCTGTTTGCTTTCTGGCTTGATTTAATAATCCTAAATCTGTCGGATAACTTATGTCTGCTGGCGCACAACTAGCATCTAATATTAATTTTCCTCTATTGGCTGGCTTACTTTTTGAATCCTCGACCTCTGGCTTTTTTGCTCTTACTTCTACCTCCTGTTTATTTTCTAACATCTTCCTGACTATTTCTTGATTGATTTTATTGACTAATTCTATATCTATCCTTTCTCTAAAATGAACTAGCATTGACGGGTCAAATGCAGATTCATTACTATATGCTGACATTCCTATAAAGTATTGCAGATACGGGTTCTCCCGAATTTGTTCTACTGTCTCTCTGTCACTTATTCCTAATTTTTCTTTAATTATTAATGCTCCCAACGCCATTCTAAATGTTTTGGCTGGCGCTCCCATTCTTGCTGAAAATATTTCTGCGTACTCTGCTTCAAATTTTGACCAAGGTATCATGTTCGCCATGATTACCCATCGGTTATCTGACGCTAGTTTTCCCCCAAAGGGTAGTTCAAAGTTTTCTGCTGCTTTTTCTTGCTTTTGCGCTCTTCGATACATTTTAACGCAACTTGCTACAAGGATTTTTACTTATCTTACCCTTTTTCTTTTCACCTTATTTTTCTTTCCTGACCCTGAAACTCTTCATTCTGCTATCTTTCGCCCTTATTCAGCCAGCCCTAATTATCACTTGCTTATTAGAATTTCTGCAATTGTGGCAGCCACCCTTTCTGCTTTGGGTGCGTTCATCATGGGCGGGAAGGATGGTATTTGGTAATGTTTTTAGTTGGGTCGATTTCCCCTATTATTTCGTTGGTAGTGGCTTAGGATGGCTGTGGTTAAGGCTGATAATTCGT
Above is a genomic segment from Nostoc sp. MS1 containing:
- a CDS encoding PAP/fibrillin family protein, which produces MLKKSALLDAIAGTNRGLLANEQQKQSILAAIATLEDHNPTPRPVEAANLLEGDWRLLYTTSKALLNLDRVPLAKLGQIYQCIRVETTSVYNIAEIYGLPYLEGLVSVAAKFEPVDGRRVQVKFQRSIVGLQRLIGYNSPEDFIQQIEAGKKFTAIDVPINSDTQKGWLDITYIDHDLRIGRGNEGSVFVLSKT
- a CDS encoding DUF3134 domain-containing protein, encoding MLNSPLREEPRNQRAAVIPLKQESSLLDWLQANGRLIARDVHEPDFSEEEEEISEFLGGEDGIDYLDDDDDEITIDED
- the mraY gene encoding phospho-N-acetylmuramoyl-pentapeptide-transferase produces the protein MDAKLSPNQGLNISGIGLASSLAAGLSIVAVILDWLANRTPWQSTSLTLPLVLCAITSAVVGYFVIPVLQALKTGQIIREDGPQAHLKKAGTPTMGGIFFIPVAVVAACVLSNFSTDVLAVSALTLSYGLIGWIDDWQILRRKSNKGISPRMKLALQIGFAAAFCLWLMFNQPINITSIALPWVSFAIPLGFLFWPLAGFVLVAESNATNLTDGIDGLAGGTVAIALLALGAIVAPTAPGLMIFCAALSGSCLGFLAHNRNPARVFMGDTGSLALGGALASVALLTNSLVALFILSGIFFVETMSVMAQVTYYKATKGPDGKGKRLFKMAPLHHHLELSGWSELQVVGTFYAIAAILAALCLAITSGGA
- a CDS encoding COG3650 family protein; the encoded protein is MKTKISSIFLAGVTATLMLSNPSSANTASQSSNSNFLISQANNRGSEELIVNGTEPFWSVTISRKGIVYSTPESRQNFPYVAPVTASGRPADVVRVYRLRGSNNITSTLVIRKGSCSDGMSDTKYPYSAVYISGNKVLEGCARAK
- a CDS encoding DUF6761 family protein; this translates as MLQDTQTIRYYQRITDAFVELWNRGYRTEEMRMYLDGYLAALRHSNVIEPYLIHRLEEEASRYLYDASNFMKTEPQPDYH
- a CDS encoding response regulator transcription factor, with the translated sequence MGSVCIEIVEGNPHLRSLLGWHLQQLEYRVHQAASIYQAREAFLSHQPTLVILDADLPDGDGIEFCRWLHRQQQPLILMLSARTNEADIVAGLKAGADDYLSKPFGMQEFLARVEALIRRNRTPSAPAYLDYGTLQIDLVQRRVRFQGEFIDLTPQEFSLLYVLAQAGGVPLSRSELLRRAWPDAIDNPRTIDTHVLSLRKKVELDPRQPSLIQTIRNVGYRFNMEILNANLPQTQVKLTKERFSNQRSTLSGQRV
- a CDS encoding energy-coupling factor ABC transporter ATP-binding protein; protein product: MTPLLRLEQVNLYAKLKTQLQGYPILRDISFEVNLGDRTAIIGPSGAGKTSLLRLINRLAEPTSGKIFLENQEYHQIPVTQLRQVVTLVLQEPKLLGMTVQQALAYPLVLRGLSKETIHQRVSHWTEQLQIPNDWLGRTELQLSVGQKQLVAIARALVIQPKILMLDEPTSNLDIGIASHLIQALTQLTQTHQTTVVMVNSQLELAKMFCNRLLYLHQGCLLVNQTPAEIDWLDLQQRLMHAQNQANEEWN
- a CDS encoding DUF433 domain-containing protein; this encodes MTNSPTLVEKYIEQRNQGYWIKGSRISLDSVVYAFLNGDSPESIVQNFPLLSLEKVYGA
- a CDS encoding IS982 family transposase, which gives rise to MSTIVSRLDITQVFCDVDDFCKQWEQLWQVIPQLPSITGERRSRSRMSISEVMTIVIAFHGSGYRTFKEFYTLHVLPGWRGAFPNLVSYNRFVELMPWCLMLLCCFLHTRTGEITGISFIDSTPINVCHNCRAHAHKVFKGLVNWGKNSVGWHFGFKLHLIINDQGELLAFKLTSANVDDRKPVPEMTEDLIGKLFGDRGYVSQKLFEELYERGLELITKSKKNMKNRLVKLLDKILLRKRAVIESVNDHLKNICQIEHSRHRSPLNFLVNLMAGLAAYTYLPKKPSIDIYPKDLPALPPAIF
- a CDS encoding DUF4079 domain-containing protein, which translates into the protein MHLPSFIWLWKIAAWSMGLSLMAYLLLSLTGFLMWRMRNSLSISGFLVSRSQLITLHLVMGISMVSLVLLLLAIGIVGTLGHFGSLGHSSHLWAGIIVVALVLLSAFSATQISAGKPWARSLHITLNIILFTGFAWVSLTGWSVVQKYLP